The genomic stretch TTTTGGATTATCCTTGTATTGAAATCAGGGTTAGGGTATGTTTGGCCGATTCTGATCGAGTCCGACCCAGTAATCTAGATCCCGATTCTTGATTTTTAAACCCTGGTTAAGAGTCCCTGCCATAACCAGGAAGAGTCAAAGTCATAGTCAGTCATGACCGTCCCCTCAGTTTtatggataaaaatcgtctgtttttctaaTCCctatttttcttgtgttttgctagttgcagaagatgacacgtgtcatcaacggtcaagattaattcaATTGGGTGATGGTTATTACATCCAGTTTGATTTTTAACTCAATCTTGGTCGTTCACTTAAAGTAATGCCACATGTTGCCTTCtgaaggtagcaaaacaagaaaaacatggatgaagaaaaacagacgatttttttcccagttTTATCATTAGCCATCTGTGATCCGTCGGTGGTAACGTGGGGCCCAGggcccttcttcttccccttcctatAAGAAAGGGTTCCCTCTCGAAGTTTCTTCATTCCAACTTCCTAGTTCAACTTACTCTCTTGCTCTCCTCAACTAGTGGCAATGGCAACCCGAGCCCTCACACCCCCCCTGCTTCTCTTCCTAACGCTCATAGCTCTCTCTCTGGTAGGGAGTTCTATCGCCGGCGGAATCACCACTTATTGGGGCCAGAACGGAAACGAAGACACTTTAACAAACACTTGCGCAACAGGCAAGTACGCTTTCGTCAACATAGCTTTCCTCTCCATCTTCGGCAAAGGCCAGACTCCTCAAATCAACCTCGCCGGTCACTGCAACCCCACCTCTGGTGGTTGCATCGCCGTCAGCAACGGCATAAGAAGCTGCCAAAACAGAGGAATCAAGGTTTTTCTCTCAATCGGAGGTGGCTCCGGTAgttactctctctcctcctctgcaGATGCCAAGAACGTCGCCGACTACCTCTGGAACAACTTCCTGGGTGGGAGTTCTTCGTCGAGGCCACTCGGTAATGCAGTTTTGGACGGCATAGATTTCGATATTGAGACAGGGTCGACTCAGTACTATGACGATCTCGCAAGGTATCTCTCTGGGTATAGCAAACAGGGGAAGAAGGTGTACTTAACGGCGGCTCCTCAATGCCCTTACCCTGATAGTCATCTGGGTAGTGCACTTAACACAGGGCTTTTCGATTATGTATGGGTTCAGTTTTATAATAATCCTTCTTGTCAGTATAGCTCTGGTAATGTTAACAATCTTTTGAGTTCTTGGAGGAAATGGACCTCGTCGGTGCCGGCGACCAAGATATTCATGGGTTTACCGGCGGCTTCAGGGGCGGCAGGAAGTGGGTTCGTCCCTGCAAATGTGTTGAATTCTCAAGTATTACCAGTGATCAAGACTTCAGCCAAGTACGGAGGTGTGATGCTATGGAATAAGTATTATGATGATCAGAGTGGATACAGTAATTCCATTAAGAACAATGTCTGAATGTCATTCTAGATTCTATGTAGAATAAAACTGGGCGTGGCTAACTTGCTATTAAGCATGGAAGCATtatctttcctttgttttttattttttgggttgcaAGGCATAAGAAGCTTGGTGTTTTGATAATTTAACATTGAAGACGAGAAAGTGATCTtccattttggaaaaagttcATCCTTTAATAAACAGTATGGTGCGGTTTTTAAGCTTTGGATTAGTACCATTCTAAAAAATCATACCAGACAGAGAAAACCAGCGAGCTCTACTTTGAGATAGTCAGAGTTGTGCTCTGGTGTGCGAAAATTCTATCATGATCTTAAGAATCTATAgcttgataaaaaataaatgtggaAATGATTCATGGAGATCAATAAACATGGacgataaacactacaaagacatGTTTTAGGTATatctgaatccatggttgaagaataaaaaCTCCTCAAGACACTTTTCGTATGTTCTTTGTAcgacacgatcaatgttggtttggtcgacccttttttccttttgctttagatcattagcctcacttaatgagTCAATTTTagctatatataggggtgaagGTAGGAACCAAACCTGTAAGGAAATTATGGCTTTTTCCCTATTAAGGAAATAATACCTTAAGTCCAcacataataatatatatttcataccattaaggtgtgctaataaaatccaatatttttatagagatcacttatcattattggattctttctgcttactctatctgtagtcaacaccactaaaccaatttttggaaacaaatattGGACTATGCTAAcccacctaattgaaaatcttacaatcttTCACTTGGGCAGCTTATGTCACaggttttagattttaaaacttATGTAACAAGATTCTCCGATTTGGACAAACTGAATGTGGTCACAAACAAAACAATGTTGAATgaagtgcaccttaaaccaaatgccttggtctgaatgagaattacaaacacccaaccatattgatcatcacatctaaagcgacaTGGGGACCAAACACGTCCAAGTGCttataacatcaccgacttgggctaaACAGTAttaaaataacatgcaatagtgatcatcatgccTATTTTCAAAATGGTTtaggctcgaaaaccaaatgagccatATGAGACAGATACTGAAAATCTTATTAACTATAAGGATCTCCCAAATGCTCAAGTTTTATCAAAGAAGTTTATTGGGATTGGGTCCGGATTCCCAAAACACTAgtactagacctcaatcaatcaAGACTTTACTAGTGATtgaatgtgtgtgtattgactggaacctcaaataccgaatgaggtaaatacaccacatatatcCTCAATTTTCTGTGagaggcaaataaataagtatATACACATAAACTAATGGTCATGATAAAAtgtatattcttgagaacaataatgactaataataaaaacaaaaacaaagtgaaataaattgaaagtcAGATGCAACTGAATATatgagcaaaactcccactaataaataTATCAAAAAAACTAACAAGTCTCTTATCAGTGATATGCTCTTAGAAAACTTTTGGAATCAAACCTTTAACTATTTGACAAATAATTATTTATCTATAGTAATatagttctacagaaatttatgattcatgagcttactcccactgatctttagataaactTATTCGATTTCTCCCCTTTTCATAACGAACCTTAGCttaaacataattaacaaccactaACTTAGGAGGTACATCAATCCAAGATTAAAATCCATTATCATAATAGTcaaagaaatattaaaggattagtttcATTCCTCAAAATTtgaaccatttaaggttttaatagaaaataactgggaagtcaaagctgacaaatataaccatagatatttaccaaaatatacaatatatgCAATAACAGAAGGCATATTAACATCCcaataatttaattaaacttgactaattgggctattaatcagatttatcccaataTTGTTTTCAATAGTTGTTGGAAAACACAACTAGAAAAAGATACGACGTCATTAGGGTCACACTTGTGGTGGTAAGATCACCCAACACATAATGAAATCTTTCACATACAAAGTAAGACACTCGAAACAACATCACTCTGAAGATTCCTTCACCTATGGTGGCAAGACAAAAACCTCCAAAGTTGTAAagcccaaaatgtcaccctTACACTATCAAGAAAAACTGACCaaacgaagactcacctgtggtgcaagagcacatcattcgtCATATGGTCTCTTTAATTGCAACCCATCCCGAATAGTCAATAGCGATTTTAAAAGCTCAACaattagcccactaagtggaagcatAATCATcgaaattatgaaaacctatagactttGATTGCTACTAAATGCCCATAGGTTTATTGCTACTAAATGCCCATAGGTTTAGATTTGGGTGCAAATAACAAGATAAACTATTTCAATATGTAACTGAAATATTTTTAGCCTAAGCCCACAAGAGCAACCCATTGTAAACCCTAATAGTTACTATGGCAACACTaagataagggtgttaatcggtttgattttggtttaaacggttcagTTCGATTaggttcacatatattttggatgaaacaataaccgcaccatttaccaaacggttccactttctgaaactacaaccatttagtaaacggtttcggtttccacggattttaaatggtttcaatttcacggttttaaatggttttggtttcgatttatttcaTATGATTAGCAAtcgatttgctagtttattcacatgtttactaaaatttgattttagtgataaatgattcaatcttgagaatgtaaaatacaaaccattatgttttgttaaaacaaccaaacaactaagcaaaagaaaatagtctcaagcgCATCTAACAAGTGAGTAAATAATGCTTGCAgtagggattttcttcttcttccccctctccCAAATAATTTATTGTaacattgaaaaatatatatttaatatttcaTGGTATAAGCAAATTTTGCTTTTTTATCAGTGTAGATTCTACTTAATgcattggattaatttaatcaacATTCCAAATAATGAGTAAGCTACCTTTAGAATTACTTGTAGGCTTgcagcactcaatctttgaatcaaatgagatactaatgatattttgcaactaccttatttaatctttgaACGAGttaattggattggttttgatggtttaaatggttcaattttcacagtttcaattcagtttgaaatcACAGGCTAAACGGCTCGATTCAGTTTCAACCTGTTTAGccaatcggcctgaaacttgaaatcataaCCGAACCATTGACTAAATGGTTTTACGATTTCGGTGTAAATGGCTTGGTTGGATTTcaataaacggtttcgatttcaaattcacatccttaggcaACACCATAATTTAGCgattatcaaagtgagtacattttTAGTATGACAATTTTGTACTTCTgaccattaccataaataactAAATCTGATAATTTTCAATAATGATAATATGCTAAATATGATagttcataacatttattcatgataacaaaaacacatgaaatatgttacctTATCCATAATGCATTAGATATAAGAAGTTGTATACAAATATGATCTTTAGGCctaaatgactttaatatctaatacaaatatttatttataaactttagagtcaatcacaataaagccttataatttttttaagtcaaAAAATTCATTAGCTAATAGGGCACATGAACCAAATAACTAATAGGCCAAAACAGCAATAAGCCCTTAACAAATAAAAGTAATGTAagcttagatccatagtaaatataaacaacttcatagactttataccaataagccactaaaacttcaattgactcatttaaatcattcaagtaTGATATATCTATTTTGTTTCGAtgaatttataataaaattggACTTTTATGACAAATACATATAGGACatataaattcaaagaaatattacttaaacaatgcacttctgatattttgattaataatggggtgtcaaaactcataattaagTATCTTGTAATGAAATCGGATGTCACAGACGATAAATATAGTATCGAAAAAAACATCGAAATACCCCAAGTTggcttaaaattcatgaaaacGAATAGTATAGTacacataataaaacatgtataatgcatctatcaccctcaataggataatattATGCTTCCCCACTAACACAAGAGAGTGAGGACTAGATGACtcaataaaaataggaaaaattacttaGATCCACTGGATAAGATAATTTATTACAAAATAAGAAGgtctaaaatttattttacattcacttgtttcaagtttaaaaatatttacttaattccCAATGTTAGTCATGGTTCATGGGacccaagaaaaaataaaagcaaattcCCTAAAATAACCCTAACCTTACTTACCGTTCATAACTGCTGAGGTAGAATCACATTAGTATTGTATCTTGGAAACCAATAGGATGACCAAAGGTATTTCTTCAAATAATTAATTTGACAATCCCTGCTTTGGGTGAAGCAACTAGCGACAGAAGAtgtcaatagaaaaaaaaaatagcagcaaaagatgttgaagattggttcttGCAAGTCAGTTTGTTGTCTTTCAGCCAATCCAATCACATAACTGCTATGTACAACAAATAAATATCTTATTTGTTTCTAAAAGATAATCAAAGTTGAAAAGAGGCACATGAAACCCACCCTCCTCAATCCTCCCTACCTCGGATCCTAATACGGACTTATATATAGGAAGCAGGCGTTGTGATCTTTGATCAACAACAACCAATATGGTTCAAGTTGAGCAACCCCACCAACATAATAACTATGTTCGTACCCTCTCGAAGAAGAGGGTGCATGGCTTCTCTAGCAGGTGTGCCTCTCTAGTGAAAGAGCAACGGGTCAGGATTTATGTACTTCAACGCTGTGCAACCATGCTTTTGTGCTAGTACATCTTGGGTGATGATAGATCATTAGAGGAGAGGGAACCCCTTTCTTGCCCCAGTATTCTTCCTTCCCGTTTCTCTCTGATTGGATACTTTAGATTTCCTTCCCCATTATTCCCCTCCTCCTGAATATAGCTCACTATGTTCGTTTGATGCGTTGTGCTTTCGTTTAGTTTAATGGCTATGGGGTGGCTcgcatcttttctttttttttttccactcattccttctcttcttttttaccTAATCAATACACTTGATTGGGTTTATGGACATGAGGGAAGTTTCTTGTTGTTCCATTGCTTTTTACTGAACTGGGATCTAAACTGCAGGTAGCACTAACGGAGACCTTCGACTTggacttcttctttttttgtgtggGCAGGGGTGGGAGGGGGTAGTAGTAGATTCAAAACGGTTTAAAGACGATGAAAGGACTTCATGTGTTTAAAATGTTATTTCCTCCTTTCTACTATCATATTTTTGCCCCTGTATTTTCATAGCAGATGTGCATTGTGTTGTTAAACAAAGATGTAATCCGTGTTTCATCCcaataatagaaaattatttGAACAAATATGTTTGGTCATCACATTGGTTTCCAAGACATAATATTAACGTCATTCCACCTCAGCAGTTATGCAAGGTAAGTAAGGTTAgggttattttaggaagtttgcatttattttttcttgggtCCCATGAACAATAACTAACTTTGGaaattaagtaaatatttttaaatttgaagcTAATGAATGTAAAagaaattttacacccttttattttataataaattatcTTATCTAGTAGATCTAAATAATTTCCCCATAAAGTACTAGTTATAAGAGTCAACACCACTTCATATTTGAACTAGATCTAATTGTTGACTTGAACAAACAtggtcaaaatagtcaacaaCATAAACAGATTTCAAAAATCATTTCAATAAACgaaaatcaaataatttctTATTTCACTTGCATAAACTATTTATGGTATATCTAATTATTAGACTTCAAAACTAGATTTCATTAAAATTATGATGAAAAGAGTTAATAAACCACCAATATGTACAAGCAACTTAGGATGATCTTGCATCATAACATCTTAAATGTGTGTATAGGTATCaacattaatattaatctttaagatgtcaaCTCTATCCGCAAAGGGTTTTCACTAAAGCCTATTTAATTGTAAAAGTCATAAGATTACATAATTGAAAAATCCATGACGAATAGACCAAACCAGTAACCAAATTCAACTTGGTGAGATTCACTTGCATTGACTGTAATGATTACATCAATATAATTATAGAGACATATGCATATTATTTGTCCAAGGGCCACTACATAAGTTTGGTAGTCTGTCAAAAACTAGGAAGTCTTTTAGACATGTGAACTGTATTTACAGTCATCATTGCCAAGTGTCAATTATAATAGTTATATGATGTCAATACACTTCCAGATTATAAGAACTGATTAAGTCAGTTGATAAAAGATTCAAAAATTCATAATATTCTTATAGAGCGCCATTTGATTAATGATGCAAATAGATAATATCAAGGAATATAATGTATAAGAATATACAAACTCCACCTTCCCCTTACAAAATTGGGGTAACATAAAGCATCATAATAAAGTAGTGTAAGTGCAACCAAGTGGATGACCAAACATAAACATGAGTTATTGGCCTTAATGAGAATTTCATATCCTTCATGAATTCACATGTATGTTCTGATCCCTGTGCCAAAGCAGGTCATGCAATGTGTAGCTTCTAAATAGATCTCACCTGAAGATGGGGGGTCACTTGTCCCTACTTTTACCTTCCATCCACAGTCTCACATCAACAttagaatttttcaaaaaataagttCACCAAATAAAACAATTAAACATACTAGAAGACTTATCAACAAAGGCTCTATATTCAACAAAACTATAACTTTCTGTCCTCTAAACAACAGCACCTCCCAATATTTGTAATGTCACAAATGTTACATCCAACCTCACCACATAACTACATAATTGAAGATTTTCATATCTAAAATAGATGTTGCCCATAGTAGGACAAAATTTTATCCTATGAATCATAATGGGAGTGTAAAAATTTTGTAATCTCAAGTATGACAATATTCCATCTTCCCAAGTGATGCAATAAAATACCTCTAATGAGAGCCAACAaccaattcattttaaattggATCATAATGAacatatttatgtgtgaaatctaagtagtaaagcatgcatttttacgtGTTTAgcatggagctaccttgggttttactctctttttataggttttgtattttaaagacctTAAGTATTATCGGGTATCATATCTTTCCAACAACAATTACCTAATGTAGTTGGTGATCTATAGTGTTCAAAATTCTCTTCCTCACCAGgaagtttcaattttaaatctcatggttgtctttttttttttgagaattttgttgaagatttcctatttttcactcacttaaagcactaagggcatggagaaaatttccacatcaaattagaagattgtccaaatctttaaagcaaggaaaatcgtgagaggggtttcttgcacaagaagagaaaaaaaaaagaaaaaaaaactaaatcttgtccaaatattctctctcctccacatcatcaccaaaagattgtccaaatcacacaaagcaagaaggaaaatcgttcaaggaaaaaaaatcgaCCAACAAAGGTTgtgcgcaagatttgaagagaggaagaaaaagaagataaaaagaaataaaaaaagaaagaaaataagtaaaaaattatagaaaatttctccaagtttatttctctcttctctctcctccaccttaacacttttggtctcaaaagatctcacctaccaattgtgggtttttactttaaggaaagagaaatttgttacactacctccccattctctataaatacaactcatgtaagaggaggggagacactttattcttcttctagggttttttttaattgctctctctctctctagttttagttcttctttgtttttactttaatcacttttgcaatagctttttatttcaattaatgcaagcactcttttatttttattcagccttttatgtttatgatttatgtaactgagttgtaatttttaagttatagttcaaagcttagatctaggtgacaagatcaagaGCCATGGAGcatttctttttcaagttcagtttttctttcaagatttgttttctctaggcctagaaatttcagatttggttcattccagatctagtttttaggattgacagtatctcaaatcacccaagctttcaagttcaagcattgattcaggtaggtaggcttcttcaatagtcttctctcccccctctcatacCCTCTTCAgacttccctttctttcttaatttaggattttaatttcagtcattacattattgctttccctttccccaaggttaatggctagtgtatgtattgactttacccctcctagccatagaaccatcattttattgtttttattttaattgcctcatTTTTCCTacagccaagtagagtaacccttgtaagagtgacgccctggtcaagtagagaatctcatattatgatgtatcCATCGGACtaaatagagaaacctacttgtgagcctctctctcgctttatcccctttcttttactttatttttatttcagcatttttttccttcattgctttttaattgcgtggcttgtgtatttaaattcttaaatgacGAATGATTAGGAGATATATacgtttaggacggtagttagaattagatcacaaccattaatcggttcactttcgcattattaaaggaagtaaaaaataaagtgactgctctccctgtgttcaacccgtagctacagtgatccgtacgcttgctgttacattttaaatcctaacagaTCACCTAGTTCTACATGGCCCAAATTTCTCAAATCTAATTCTAAAATAGATTAATGGGCTAGTAATTATAACATCGAATTGTAGAGGTTCCAATATAACAACTGAAATAATTTACAACCatgaatctttaatttttttttttttaaatccaactTTAAGCAATATATAAATACTGCCTATTACTTTATATTTCAATAATGCCCCATTTTAGTGAACTCTTGAAGATGGAAACACTTCCCTGTAACATGAACTTTGTAATCAAATATGTCTTGCAACACCATGAAAGAAACCTATAAGGATCATTATAAAATGCAACAAATCCAATATCAACCAAGAAAACATTTGAATTTAACCCATTGCTTCCATTTAAGGAAACAAAATGGGGATCCACCTATCATCCACcactgaaaatttaaaatccaTTAACTTAGCTCATGACTCAAACTGGTAAGTTTTCTATGAGGCCAAACAAGTGGGAGATGACAACATGTTAGAAATCATACCAGCATGACTTAGTGTGGGTTGTGGCTTCCTTAGTAGAAAATTATATGTTAGATTTTGTATGAttaggaaaattttgatttcaggTTTCAACCAATTATCATACGTCATGAAATAGATCGTGTGGCAATCTGGTAggttgtattaaaaaaaaattgccactCCTATAACCATGTCAAAATATCATGTTGTTTGGTTAGCTTCATAGGGGCTTTGACCAGGTGATGGATTCCAAAGTTTAAATTTGACTAATCAACACAAGCCAAGATCAACTTAGCCAAGTCATgctctttttatgtaaattaaTGTACAATATATGAGAAAATTTACTTTATCTTGTTCTCAAAAATAACAGAATTCAAGTCTCACAGTACTGTTTCACAACAATTTGGCAAGTCATCACCATGTTGAAGCTATGTCCTGGTCCACCATAACCAGATCCATGGCCAGcatgaaaaattcaaacaac from Macadamia integrifolia cultivar HAES 741 chromosome 14, SCU_Mint_v3, whole genome shotgun sequence encodes the following:
- the LOC122061311 gene encoding hevamine-A-like, with the protein product MATRALTPPLLLFLTLIALSLVGSSIAGGITTYWGQNGNEDTLTNTCATGKYAFVNIAFLSIFGKGQTPQINLAGHCNPTSGGCIAVSNGIRSCQNRGIKVFLSIGGGSGSYSLSSSADAKNVADYLWNNFLGGSSSSRPLGNAVLDGIDFDIETGSTQYYDDLARYLSGYSKQGKKVYLTAAPQCPYPDSHLGSALNTGLFDYVWVQFYNNPSCQYSSGNVNNLLSSWRKWTSSVPATKIFMGLPAASGAAGSGFVPANVLNSQVLPVIKTSAKYGGVMLWNKYYDDQSGYSNSIKNNV